The Penaeus monodon isolate SGIC_2016 chromosome 24, NSTDA_Pmon_1, whole genome shotgun sequence DNA segment atgtttatatattgtgctAAGACTTGATTATTGTATTTCAAATATTCATACAGAATTGAATTATACATTTTAGTTATTTtgtttgcatatattaaaataaatacaaagcaatattattatttttaaaaatatttctttggtTTACTTCTCTCTTGAAAAAGAGGAGTTGCTTGTTTCTTCTAAATTCAAGTCAAACATCAGTGTAACATCTTGAGTATTCTTAATTTTTGCTCTTGATTATATACAAAACTTATATCTTACAGTCTTTCTTACCTGAGTTTTCTTCTAAAATGCAAGACTGTAGATTAGATTTATGTATTAGTAAGACTAAATGCAGGAGAATTCTTACATGTCAACATTAATAAATTATTTGCTTTTCATATTTTCCCACTTTTAGGTTGAGGAGTGGAAGAGTAATGCTTCTCTGTGCTTCCTGAACACAATTCAGAATTTTGTAATTAATGGAGGCCTCTTGGCTGGATCTATGCTGTGTGCCTGGATGGTGGCAAAGGACAAAGGCCTGACTGTTGGAGACTACGTTCTCTTTTCATCCTACATCATGCAGCTGTATACACCTCTTAACTGGTTCGGAACCTATTATCGTATGATTCAGCAAAATTTTGTGGATATGGAGAATATGTTCGACTTGCTAGAAGAAAAGCAAGAGATTTTGGACAAAGTAAGTTGTTTACCTAATGCATATTTTGTAGTAGCAAACATCACACAAATTACTTAAAATAAATAATGCATCTTAATAGTTGTTATATCTGAAGATATTCCAGACTCATTTACAGAGGAGACAAATATTCAGACACAATGGTAGCCATAATTAAATCTGCTTTGCATTCATCAACAGCCGGATGCAGACATCATGGTATTACCACAAGGCAGAATTGAATTCAAGGATGTTTCATTCCATTATAGTCCTGACAGACCTATTTTGAAAAGTATCTCTTTCCTTGTGGAGCCCGGAAAAACAGTTGCTATTGTGAGTAGTCATTTATGAAAAATACCATGTGGAATGTGAATGAGATGTTTTCtgcatataaaaatgtaattgtaTCATAGTCAGTTATAAAATGTTAACTTTTCAAACACAGGTTGGACCAACAGGCAGCGGTAAGAGCACAATCATTCGACTTTTGTTCCGGTTTTATGATGTCACAGGTGGATTTATAACCATTGATGGAAAAAATGTAAAGGACTATACACAAAAATCTGTGCGGCAGGCAATTGGAGTTGTACCTCAAGACACTGTACTGTTCAATGATACtattttgtaagtatatatttttgataatacctATGTTAGTGAACATTTATACTTGAAATTAATATTGTGATTAAAAGagtacattttttatttctttaacttatttttatttttaagctaTAACATCCATTATGGCAAAGTAACTGCAACAGACACTGAAGTGAAAGAAGCAGCCAAAAATGCTGACATACATGACAAGATTCTCACTTTTCCTGATAAGTTTGACACAAAGGTTAGTAAACTGTGTCCAGTAAATAACCTGTTATAAGAATGTAAAATCATCATTTCATTGAGCTGGGAGAAAAAATCTATTAGTATCCAAAATTATGCTTTCAAACATGCACTTCTATCATTGCTAACAAAAGTACTTGACCAATATCTGTTGGAGAGATCAAGACTATTTTTGTCATCCAGGTAGGAGAGAGAGGCCTCAAGCTTAGTGGAGGTGAAAAGCAGCGTGTGGCTATAGCAAGGACCTTGTTGAAGAACCCAGCTTTCATTTTGCTGGATGAAGCTACAAGTGCACTTGATACACAAACAGAAAGGAATATCCAGGTGTGATAGTATTATTCTTTTAGCTTTAAATACCTGTGTAAAATTGTAGGTGGCTTTCATAAACCAaactgttaatattttttatatgtctgaactatatactaaatttttttcAGGANNNNNNNNNNNNNNNNNNNNNNNNNNNNNNNNNNNNNNNNNNNNNCATAAGAACTTAAGACTTTGACAAatgcatttcctcttttcttaggGATTAAGGTATTCATGAGGCAAATgtgtaaatatttgaatattgtaAAATTTCTTGTGCCTACTCAACTTCAAATTTTTCAGGCTGCAATACAAAAAGTTTGTACTGACCGAACAGTGATTATTGTTGCCCATCGCCTGTCCACCATAATTCATGCGAACACAATTCTAGTTCTGCAAGATGGGGAGATTGTAGAACGAGGAAGGTGAGTTGGAATTCAATTGTACTGTTTGTATTGGTTCTAATGAAGTACACAAATGATGGACTTGTAGAGCTTGaacttttgtcttatttttcttttcagtaatgtgtgtttatattgtttagAACAATCTTTAACCCATAGCTGCAGGATATTTGGGTTTTCNNNNNNNNNNNNNNNNNNNNNNNNNNNNNNNNNNNNNNNNNNNNNNNNNNNNNNNNNNNNNNNNNNNNNNNNNNNNNNNNNNNNNNNNNNNNNNNNNNNNNNNNNNNNNNNNNNNNNNNNNNNNNNNNNNNNNNNNNNNNNNNNNNNNNNNNNNNNNNNNNNNNNNNNNNNNNNNNNNNNNNNNNNNNNNNNNNNNNNNNNNNNNNNNNNNNNNNNNNNNNNNNNNNNNNNNNNNNNNNNNNNNNNNNNNNNNNNNNNNNNNNNNNNNNNNNNNNNNNNNNNNNNNNNNNNNNNNNNNNNNNNNNNNNNNNNNNNNNNNNNNNNNNNNNNNNNNNNNNNNNNNNNNNNNNNNNNNNNNNNNNNNNNNNNNNNNNNNNNNNNNNNNNNNNNNNNNNNNNNNNNNNNNNNNNNNNNNNNNNNNNNNNNNNNNNNNNNNNNNNNNNNNNNNNNNNNNNNNNNNNNNNNNNNNNNNNNNNNNNNNNNNNNNNNNNNNNNNNNNNNNNNNNNNNNNNNNNNNNNNNNNNNNNNNNNNNNNNNNNNNNNNNNNNNNNNNNNNNNNNNNNNNNNNNNNNNNNNNNNNNNNNNNNNNNNNNNNNNNNNNNNNNNNNNNNNNNNNNNNNNNNNNNNNNNNNNNNNNNNNNNNNNNNNNNNNNNNNNNNNNNNNNNNNNNNNNNNNNNNNNNNNNNNNNNNNNNNNNNNNNNNNNNNNNNNNNNNNNNNNNNNNNNNNNNNNNNNNNNNNNNNNNNNNNNNNNNNNNNNNNNNNNNNNNNNNNNNNNNNNNNNNNNNNNNNNNNNNNNNNNNNNNNNNNNNNNNNNNNNNNNNNNNNNNNNNNNNNNNNNNNNNNNNNNNNNNNNNNNNNNNNNNNNNNNNNNNNNNNNNNNNNNNNNNNNNNNNNNNNNNTTGTAGAATTAATTTAGATAATAGAAATGGTTTACTAGAGTATAAAATCAAGTGTATTGACTTAATCAAAGAAATACAATAGATTATTAGCTAATAAGCATATCATAACTAAGAATcacaattgtaataattatcattaatacttcatTCCAGCCATGATGATCTGATAAATAGAAGTGGAGTGTATAGCAACATGTGGCAGCAGCAGTTAGAGGCCAACAATAACACTGATGGCAATGGAAACACCAGTGTAGAGGCAGAAGGTGAGGAACAGCCTCAGCCACAGAGTCCAGAGAAGAGTGACCAGCAGAAAACCAAGTTATAACAACACTGATGTTGTGATAGTATATTTCTGTGTTGTGCCAGTAGGTAGGAATTATGTTAttgatgtatatttatttcatatagtaaatTATAACTCATTGTATATTTCTTCAAACTGCAATGTAGTTCCTTGATATTATGTACAGTTTTGTTATAGATACagtggtaatgatgaaaaattttatagTGACTTTTAATTATTCTTCAAATTGTATCCTGAAATTAGCAAAGGAGTTACTTATAACATGGCATTATTATAATCTAAATGGTTTTATGATACATAGAGTATAGgctatgcatttataatatagcCATAGAAAATCAAGAAACAGTTAGTACAGAATGTTTCAGCTATTTCAGAATTGTATATTGGTGAGCATTTAGATTTATTTTATGGACAATTCAAGAGTCTTGAattcttatgtatataaaattgtctgggagataaaaataaaaatcctctaTTTTACTATATGTTTTTGTACCTTTTGGTGTGATCAAATAGTAATTTTGCTGTATATGttcaagaaaaggaattagaggcTAAAACTAATAAGTGTGACCTGAAAATGAAAAAGTTACCAACAAATATCCATCAAGCCATTTAGCACTGCATAGGGGTAATTTACCAATATTTACAGGAAATGGCTATATGCTATTTATGacagttattataataaaatcatcacCATAATTGACTCGtagaattaaaatgataataatcactacaATATCGATAATTCAAAAAAGACAGAATTTTCCATGGATACTGATTTCTGCAACTTTACCTCTTGCCcaactgaaaatatttttttttgctcatgCAATAAATTATGAACACTAATTTATTTAATtagcttttcttttattccaattTGTGCTCTCTGAAATTATGTCAGAGACTGAAAAAATATTTACTCAAGACTGCCAATGTCCTCAACTGCTATGGAATGTCTGTTATCTATTTCTACTACCAATGTTGTTGTTACTGCAGTATTGCTTTATTATTTCCATCTGATGAAAATCGTTACAATTCCAGTTATTTTCCAAGTcaattcttttgattttttttcttttccttgcatTACGAATGCATACCTttctattaatttacttattaatagatataataaaacaaccaCTGATTCGGCCACCCACCATTTGGCGCATATGGCAAAtcagcttttaaaaaataataattgtgagaGCTCAATCTTGTTATTGTAGACATCAAANNNNNNNNNNNNNNNNNNNNNNNNNNNNNNNNNNNNNNNNNNNNNNNNNNNNNNNNNNNNNNNNNNNGTGTCCATAATTAAgattaacaaaattaaaagagCTTATCCATACACCGTAGAGTTTTATTATCTTCATAGATAACAAGATACTTcaggggaaatattttttatcactatcaaaCAGATGTTACTAGAAAGGCAGAATGACACAGTATCAATTCCGTGAATAATTAGCAATTACTAAGTTACACAGAacattaattactatatataaggaTCATTCAAACCATAAACAAATTATTGAATGATTAAAATTGTGTCACGAGCATAAATATGCACAGTGGCTTGGCCAAGAGAGGGTTTTGGAGCTACAAAACCTATNNNNNNNNNNNNNNNNNNNNNNNNNNNNNNNNNNNNNNNNNNNNNNNNNNNNNNNNNNNNNNNNNNNNNNNNNNNNNNNNNNNNNNNNNNNNNNNNNNNNNNNNNNNNNNNNNNNNNNNNNNNNNNNNNNNNNNNNNNNNNNNNNNNNNNNNNNNNNNNNNNNNNNNNNNNNNNNNNNNNNNNNNNNNNNNNNNNNNNNNNNNNNNNNNNNNNNNNNNNNNNNNNNNNNNNNNNNNNNNNNNNNNNNNNNNNNNNNNNNNNNNNNNNNNNNNNNNNNNNNNNNNNNNNNNNNNNNNNNNNNNNNNNNNNNNNNNNNNNNNNNNNNNNNNNNNNNNNNNNNNNNNNNNNNNNNNNNNNNNNNNNNNNNNNNNNNNNNNNNNNNNNNNNNNNNNNNNNNNNNNNNNNNNNNNNNNNNNNNNNNNNNNNNNNNNNNNNNNNNNNNNNNNNNNNNNNNNNNNNNNNNNNNNNNNNNNNNNNNNNNNNNNNNNNNNNNNNNNNNNNNNNNNNNNNNNNNNNNNNNNNNNNNNNNNNNNNNNNNNNNNNNNNNNNNNNNNNNNNNNNNNNNNNNNNNNNNNNNNNNNNNNNNNNNNNNNNNNNNNNNNNNNNNNNNNNNNNNNNNNNNNNNNNNNNNNNNNNNNNNNNNNNNNNNNNNNNNNNNNNNNNNNNNNNNNNNNNNNNNNNNNNNNNNNNNNNNNNNNNNNNNNNNNNNNNNNNNNNNNNNNNNNNNNNNNNNNNNNNNNNNNNNNNNNNNNNNNNNNNNNNNNNNNNNNNNNNNNNNNNNNNNNNNNNNNNNNNNNNNNNNNNNNNNNNNNNNNNNNNNNNNNNNNNNNNNNNNNNNNNNNNNNNNNNNNNNNNNNNNNNNNNNNNNNNNNNNNNNNNNNNNNNNNNNNNNNNNNNNNNNNNNNNNNNNNNNNNNNNNNNNNNNNNNNNNNNNNNNNNNNNNNNNNNNNNNNNNNNNNNNNNNNNNNNNNNNNNNNNNNNNNNNNNNNNNNNNNNNNNNNNNNNNNNNNNNNNNNNNNNNNNNNNNNNNNNNNNNNNNNNNNNNNNNNNNNNNNNNNNNNNNNNNNNNNNNNNNNCAGCtgactaaaaaaaaattggtattttTTGCTAGAGAgcgcttttttcttcttatagcTGAGTAGATTCTTTGTTCCTGAACTTATTTTGTNNNNNNNNNNNNNNNNNNNNNNNNNNNNNNNNNNNNNNNNNNNNNNNNNNNNNNNNNNNNNNNNNNNNNNNNNNNNNNNNNNNNNNNNNNNNNNNNNNNNNNNNNNNNNNNNNNNNNNNNNNNNNNNNNNNNNNNNNNNNNNNNNNNNNNNNNNNNNNNNNNNNNNNNNNNNNNNNNNNNNNNNNNNNNNNNNNNNNNNNNNNNNNNNNNNNNNNNNNNNNNNNNNNNNNNNNNNNNNNNNNNNNNNNNNNNNNNNNNNNNNNNNNNNNNNNNNNNNNNNNNNNNNNNNNNNNNNNNNNNNNNNNNNNNNNNNNNNNNNNNNNNNNNNNNNNNNNNNNNNNNNNNNNNNNNNNNNNNNNNNNNNNNNNNNNNNNNNNNNNNNNNNNNNNNNNNNNNNNNNNNNNNNNNNNNNNNNNNNNNNNNNNATAGAGTGACAAGGATAAATAAATGCTATAATATTGCACTTGGGACGAATTACAATTTACAAATAGGTACAGTATATAACAGAGGCNNNNNNNNNNNNNNNNNNNNNNNNNNNttttttaatgtttttttcccgaTATATGTACAGTGTCTTACATTTTAAGTTCCCAGCACCTTAGAtggaaaaaacattaatatataacctGTAATGccacaatacaaaataaaatatttacaaaatgccTGCAAGTTTGCAGAACTAGGATAGCTATGGTGTACCGTGTAGGAGTTTCAACCATGTatgtacattttacatatatgttaataatgcATTCATCAAgatttatacaaaatacaaaacgtCAAAGagtaatacaaaaattattttacaaaaggTAACACTTTACCTATAGACCAGAGCAAATTTAGTTTTGCTCATTTCTCAAATCAACGCCAGGGAGAATACGTGCATGAGAGACGTACATCTCTGTAGGCATCAGAATTACATTTAGAATTACACAATCTGTACAGTCATCTAAAGATTAGCACCTTCATAATGACAATATGTATGAATTATTGGATGGAGGCAGAGGAAATATAATCAAAGGTCTTTTGTACTTGCAAAATTACAATGATCTCCCATGCCTAATTTCTACGTGTCTTACGTGGGTTTTAAGTCTGACCTGTTGTGTATGATACAGTTATAGTACATAAACATTAGCAGCTCTGGGGCCTTGGTACTTTCTTACACTAGATATTACCCTCCCACTTCTGGGTCCTCCCCCGCAGAGCACCGTGTGTTTCTTGGTGCGGAATCATCTGCTTGTGAACTATTGCAATGGGATCTTGACGCAACCTCGACCCCCCTCGTCCGAAAGTTTTATAAGATGAACCTCAGCATGACCGCCAGGAGAATGCCCAGGCACACCACGGCGAGAATGACCCAGGCCACGCAGGCTCCACCGCGGCAGCACACGCCCTTcatgttcttctcctcctccgagTGGACGGAAGCCGCCACCTTGGCCGACACGCCGGGAGGCAGAGATCCGTTCTTTTCCGACACATGCCTCACCGGCAGGGGCTCAGGGTTGCCCTTCTCATCAACAACCAGGGGGCGCGGGCGGGCCATGGGTGGCAGAAGATGGGTCGGTATGCCAGGGGGGGCGCCGGGGGCAGCAGGCCCTAGGATGGTGGAGCCGGCTATGCTCCTACGGTCGGCAGGCAGTGTCCTGGCGGGCAGTGTGCCGTAGATGGGCCCTGGCAGGGGCGACGTAATGCGCATGTCGTAGATGGAGTTCACGCGGCGTGTCATGCCAGGGGGCGGGGGCAGCGAGAGGGGGCCCGGGGGCATCATGGTCGGGTAGCCAGGGGGCGGCATGGGGccaggaaaggagagggggccgCCATGGACGGGGCAGGGCTCGCCGTCCCAGGTGGCCATGGCTAAGGCAGGCACTGAGCGCGCGGATTTCAAAGTGCCGGGGTAGCCGTGGGCTCCTGGCGGGCCTGGGGGGCCGGGAGGTCCGGGAGGGCCAGGGTGGTAGCCGGGGTAGTACCCGCCATACCCATAGATCGGGTGTGGCATTGGCGGCATAGCGCCATCGGGAATCCCGTGTCCTGCAGCCCGCTCGCTCTCTTCTTCAGTGGACGtcgacgaggaagaagaggacgaggaggtggtGCCCGATGGCGAGTGCGGCCGCGAGGGGGGGCGCCCGCTGGAATAGGACGGGCGCGAGGGCGGGTAGTGCCCGGGCGGCCCGCTGGAGTACTGCGTGCCCGGGCTGTGGTGGTAGCCCCCGTGGTAGGGTACCAGGTTGGGCTGGCCGGAGTCCCGCGAGTCTCGGTGCGTCCGCCATGACTTGTCGGTACGATGGCTGAGGCGGTCGCTGGTGGAGGGCGGGCCGGCGCGGCTGCTGCCTCCGCCCACGGCGCctgcgggagggaaggggttaggCAAGGAGGTAGAGNNNNNNNNNNNNNNNNNNNNNNNNNNNNNNNNNNNNNNNNNNNNNNNNNNNNNNNNNNNNNNNNNNNNNNNNNNNNNNNNNNNNNNNNNNNNNNNNNNNNNNNNNNNNNNNNNNNNNNNNNNNNNNNNNNNNNNNNNNNNNNNNNNNNNNNNNNNNNNNNNNNNNNNNNNNNNNNNNNNNNNNNNNNNNNNNNNNNNNNNNNNNNNNNNNNNNNNNNNNNNNNNNNNNNNNNNNNNNNNNNNNNNNNNNNNNNNNNNNNNNNNNNNNNNNNNNNNNNNNNNNNNNNNNNNNNNNNNNNNNNNNNNNNNNNNNNNNNNNNNNNNNNNNNNNNNNNNNNNNNNNNNNNNNNNNNNNNNNNNNNATAAAAGAGAAGTGGCTTATCACAGAACAGGAAAATNNNNNNNNNNNNNNNNNNNNNNNNNNNNNNNNNNNNNNNNNNNNNNNNNNNNNNNNNNNNNNNNNNNNNNNNNNNNNNNNNNNNNNNNNNNNNNNNNNNNNNNNNNNNNNNNNNNNNNNNNNNNNNNNNNNNNNNNNNNNNNNNNNNNNNNNNNNNNNNNNNNNNNNNNNNNNNNNNNNNNNNNNNNNNNNNNNNNNNNNNNNNNNNNNNNNNNNNNNNNNNNNNNNGAGGATTTATTTTGAACAAATTGTGCGCGCATGCGTTGTTTGTTAATTAATTATCTCATccacacaaaatatgtaaatcAATGCTAGACTGCAGCGGAAGGGGNNNNNNNNNNNNNNNNNNNNNNNNNNNNNNNNNNNNNNNNNNNNNNNNNNNNNNNNNNNNNNNNNNNNNNNNNNNNNNNNNNTCATTTTAATTCTGATTTCCACATATTTCACAAGCACTGGATGAAATTGAAACCCAAACGCTACCTGGTCCGTATCTGTCTTGATAACCGCTCTGGTGATAGTTCAGGTCGCGCTGTTGCCAAGCCATTGGAGTGCAGGGATCGCCCATGTCTAAGGGTCTACTCGGTGATCCCATgctgtgaagggagagagaaaaagagtcagTTTTGGTAACACTGACCGAGTCCGAGCTGTGGCAAGAAGCTGAGATAAGATGAGGCAACGATAACGAAACATGAGATAATTTAGGGAAAGTATGTATGGTAGGATGATCTTAGTCGAATAAATGGTATACTTTTCATATTGACACTTGTTTCTAGTGACATTACTTAATTTCTAGAAACAAATGTCAGGTTGATAAGATTCTCAACAATGTATGGTTCAAAACTGAAGGAAGATCAATAGGCAATAAATGCATAATACAGATGACAAGTTGCATATATAGTTTCCCAA contains these protein-coding regions:
- the LOC119588615 gene encoding ATP-binding cassette sub-family B member 6, mitochondrial-like; translation: MRGGGPGGRQGMHYDPRTYGMQGQSQNRNNSQGSTWRNTWKKMRILLPFMWPKKSHLLQLAVFFCFVLLLAGRVANVFVPILNKIIIDALGGSGGIPYFCWEYVLIYVALKFLQGGGTGGMGLLNNLRSLLWISVQQYTSREVQIQLFSHLHNLSLRWHLSRKTGEVLRVMDRGTNSINTLLQYIIFNILPTVIDIVVAVIYFTAAFNYWFGIIVFVTMATYLVITIIMTEWRTKYRRNMNLADNEQRARGVDSLLNFETVKYYGAEDYEVNRYKEAVLSYQVEEWKSNASLCFLNTIQNFVINGGLLAGSMLCAWMVAKDKGLTVGDYVLFSSYIMQLYTPLNWFGTYYRMIQQNFVDMENMFDLLEEKQEILDKPDADIMVLPQGRIEFKDVSFHYSPDRPILKSISFLVEPGKTVAIVGPTGSGKSTIIRLLFRFYDVTGGFITIDGKNVKDYTQKSVRQAIGVVPQDTVLFNDTIFYNIHYGKVTATDTEVKEAAKNADIHDKILTFPDKFDTKVGERGLKLSGGEKQRVAIARTLLKNPAFILLDEATSALDTQTERNIQAAIQKVCTDRTVIIVAHRLSTIIHANTILVLQDGEIVERGSHDDLINRSGVYSNMWQQQLEANNNTDGNGNTSVEAEGEEQPQPQSPEKSDQQKTKL
- the LOC119588616 gene encoding basic proline-rich protein-like (The sequence of the model RefSeq protein was modified relative to this genomic sequence to represent the inferred CDS: added 29 bases not found in genome assembly); translation: MLVFWGGVCVMGSPSRPLDMGDPCTPMAWQQRDLNYHQSGYQDRYGPGAVGGGSSRAGPPSTSDRLSHRTDKSWRTHRDSRDSGQPNLVPYHGGYHHSPGTQYSSGPPGHYPPSRPSYSSGRPPSRPHSPSGTTSSSSSSSSTSTEEESERAAGHGIPDGAMPPMPHPIYGYGGYYPGYHPGPPGPPGPPGPPGAHGYPGTLKSARSVPALAMATWDGEPCPVHGGPLSFPGPMPPPGYPTMMPPGPLSLPPPPGMTRRVNSIYDMRITSPLPGPIYGTLPARTLPADRRSIAGSTILGPAAPGAPPGIPTHLLPPMARPRPLVVDEKGNPEPLPVRHVSEKNGSLPPGVSAKVAASVHSEEEKNMKGVCCRGGACVAWVILAVVCLGILLAVMLRFIL